One window of Bos indicus isolate NIAB-ARS_2022 breed Sahiwal x Tharparkar chromosome 18, NIAB-ARS_B.indTharparkar_mat_pri_1.0, whole genome shotgun sequence genomic DNA carries:
- the SALL1 gene encoding sal-like protein 1 isoform X2, producing the protein MKGDTEKGQPNRTTKSKDAHVCGRCCAEFFELSDLLLHKKNCTKNQLVLIVNESPASPPETFSSPSPPPDHPQEQMNDTANKTEQGECSDLAEAQAPDREESMEVEAPAAPKGASGPPSSAGDSSVPPSCSSSSSGAGTSAITTSLPQLGDLTTLGNFSVINSNVIIENLQSTKVAVAQFSQEARCNGASGGKLAVPALMEQLLALQQQQIHQLQLIEQIRHQILLLASQNADLPTSSSPSPGTLRTSANPLSTLSSHLSQQLAAAAGLAQSLASQSASISGVKQLPPIQLPQSSSGNTIAPPHSGSSPNVHILAAAVPTPSSEKVASSAGTSHTSNPAASASSSPAFAISSLLSPASNPLLPQPAPANSVFPSPLPNIGTTAEDLNPLSALAQQRKSKPPNVTAFEAKSASDEAFFKHKCRFCAKVFGSDSALQIHLRSHTGERPFKCNICGNRFSTKGNLKVHFQRHKEKYPHIQMNPYPVPEHLDNIPTSTGIPYGMSIPPEKPVTSWLDTKPVLPTLTTSVGLPLPPTLPNLTPFIKTEEPAPIPISHSAASPPGSVSSDSGAPEPAARNPGGLPEEAEGPTAPPPGGKSEESGVVPSSASAPNACVLSSLASDGGPGSASTFTNPLLPLMSEQFKAKFPFGGLLDSAQASETSKLQQLVENIDKKATDPNECIICHRVLSCQSALKMHYRTHTGERPFKCKICGRAFTTKGNLKTHYSVHRAMPPLRVQHSCPICQKKFTNAVVLQQHIRMHMGGQIPNTPVPDSYPESMESDTGSFDEKNFDDLDTFSDENMEDCPEGSIPDTPKSADASQDSLSSSPLPLEMSSIAALENQMKMINAGLAEQLQASLKSVENGSVEGDVLTNDSSSVGGDMESQSAGSPAISESTSSMQALSPSNSTQEFHKSPSAEEKLQRAGASEFANGLSPAPVNGGALDLTSSHTEKIIKEDSLGILFPFRDRGKFKNTACDICGKTFACQSALDIHYRSHTKERPFICTVCNRGFSTKGNLKQHMLTHQMRDLPSQLFEPSSSLGPNQNSAVIPANSLASLIKTEVNGFVHVTPQDSKDTPTSHVPSGPLSSSATSPVLLPALPRRTPKQHYCNTCGKTFSSSSALQIHERTHTGEKPFACTICGRAFTTKGNLKVHMGTHMWNSTPARRGRRLSVDGPMTFLGGNPVKFPEMFQKDLAARSGSGDPSSFWNQYAAALSNGLAMKANEISVIQNGGIPPIPGSLGSGSSSPISGLTGNLEKLQNSEPSAPLAGLEKMASSENGTNFRFTRFVEDSKEIVTS; encoded by the exons ATGAAAG gagacacagagaagggTCAACCCAACCGCACCACTAAGAGCAAGGATGCCCACGTCTGTGGCCGGTGCTGCGCCGAGTTCTTTGAATTGTCAGATCTTCTGCTCCACAAGAAGAATTGTACTAAAAACCAATTAGTTCTAATCGTAAATGAAAGTCCAGCCTCCCCACCTGAAACCTTCTCAAGCCCCAGCCCCCCTCCCGATCATCCCCAGGAACAAATGAATGACACGGCTAACAAAACAGAGCAAGGAGAGTGCAGCGACCTGGCCGAAGCCCAGGCACCGGACAGGGAAGAGTCCATGGAGGTGGAGGCCCCGGCAGCTCCCAAAGGCGCCAGTGGGCCTCCGAGTAGTGCTGGCGACAGCAGCGTCCCCcctagctgcagcagcagcagctccggCGCAGGTACCTCAGCGATCACAACCTCTCTACCTCAACTCGGGGACCTGACGACACTGGGCAACTTCTCCGTGATCAACAGCAACGTCATCATCGAGAACCTCCAGAGCACCAAGGTGGCAGTGGCCCAGTTCTCCCAGGAAGCGAGGTGCAATGGGGCCTCCGGGGGCAAGCTGGCCGTCCCGGCCCTGATGGAGCAGCTCTTAGCTCTGCAGCAGCAACAGATCCACCAGCTGCAACTGATCGAACAGATTCGTCACCAAATATTGCTGTTGGCTTCTCAGAATGCAGACCTGCCAACCTCTTCCAGTCCTTCTCCAGGTACTTTACGAACATCTGCCAACCCCTTGTCCACCCTCAGCTCCCATTTATCTCAGCAGCTGGCGGCGGCAGCTGGGTTAGCACAGAGCCTTGCGAGCCAATCTGCCAGCATCAGCGGTGTGAAACAGCTCCCCCCCATCCAGCTACCTCAGAGCAGTTCCGGCAACACCATCGCCCCCCCACACAGCGGCTCTTCCCCCAACGTTCACATATTGGCGGCAGCAGTTCCCACCCCATCCTCGGAAAAAGTGGCTTCGAGCGCGGGCACCTCCCACACCAGCAACCCCGCGGCCTCTGCCTCATCCTCACCAGCTTTTGCAATAAGCAGTCTGTTGAGTCCTGCATCTAATCCACTTCTACCTCAGCCGGCCCCCGCTAACTCGGTTTTCCCCAGCCCTTTGCCCAACATTGGAACGACAGCAGAGGATTTAAACCCCTTGTCCGCCTTGGCCcagcaaagaaaaagcaagccACCAAATGTCACCGCCTTCGAAGCCAAGAGCGCTTCGGATGAGGCGTTCTTCAAACACAAGTGCAGGTTCTGTGCAAAAGTCTTCGGAAGCGACAGTGCCTTGCAGATCCACCTTCGTTCCCACACCGGAGAGAGGCCATTCAAGTGCAACATCTGCGGGAACAGGTTCTCCACCAAGGGGAACCTCAAAGTCCACTTTCAGCGCCACAAAGAGAAGTACCCTCATATCCAGATGAACCCCTACCCCGTGCCTGAGCATTTGGACAACATACCCACCAGTACCGGCATCCCCTACGGCATGTCCATCCCTCCAGAAAAGCCGGTCACCAGTTGGCTAGACACCAAACCCGTCCTGCCCACCCTGACCACTTCTGTCGGCCTGCCGTTGCCCCCCACCCTCCCGAACCTCACCCCCTTCATCAAGACCGAAGAGCCAGCCCCCATCCCCATCAGCCATTCTGCCGCCAGCCCCCCGGGCTCCGTCTCAAGCGACTCTGGGGCCCCCGAGCCGGCCGCGAGAAACCCGGGTGGGCTCCCGGAGGAAGCGGAAGGCCCCACTGCGCCCCCTCCCGGCGGCAAAAGCGAAGAGAGCGGTGTGGTCCCCAGCTCGGCCTCAGCCCCGAACGCCTGCGTGCTGAGCTCCCTGGCATCTGACGGCGGTCCTGGCAGTGCCTCGACTTTCACCAACCCTCTGTTGCCGCTCATGTCCGAGCAGTTCAAGGCGAAGTTTCCCTTTGGGGGACTCTTGGACTCAGCCCAGGCCTCAGAGACATCCAAGCTTCAGCAACTGGTCGAAAACATTGACAAGAAGGCCACTGACCCCAATGAGTGCATCATCTGCCACCGGGTCCTCAGCTGTCAGAGCGCCCTGAAGATGCACTACCGCACCCACACCGGGGAGAGGCCCTTCAAGTGTAAGATCTGTGGCCGGGCTTTCACCACGAAAGGGAACCTGAAGACCCACTACAGCGTCCATCGAGCTATGCCCCCGCTCAGAGTCCAGCATTCCTGCCCCATCTGCCAGAAGAAGTTCACCAACGCCGTGGTCCTACAGCAGCACATCCGAATGCACATGGGGGGCCAGATCCCCAACACCCCGGTCCCTGACAGCTACCCCGAGTCCATGGAGTCCGACACAGGCTCCTTTGATGAGAAGAATTTTGATGACCTAGACACCTTCTCCGATGAAAACATGGAAGACTGTCCCGAGGGCAGCATCCCAGACACGCCCAAGTCCGCAGACGCTTCCCAAGACAGCCTGTCTTCCTCGCCTTTGCCTCTAGAGATGTCGAGCATCGCCGCTTTGGAAAATCAGATGAAGATGATCAATGCCGGCCTGGCAGAGCAGCTGCAGGCCAGCCTGAAGTCGGTGGAAAACGGGTCAGTCGAGGGGGACGTCCTGACCAACGATTCATCCTCGGTGGGTGGCGACATGGAGAGCCAAAGTGCAGGCAGCCCAGCCATCTCAGAGTCTACCTCCTCCATGCAGGCTCTGTCCCCATCCAACAGCACCCAGGAATTCCACAAGTCACCCAGCGCCGAGGAGaagctgcagagagcaggggcaaGCGAGTTTGCCAATGGTTTGTCTCCCGCCCCAGTGAATGGTGGGGCTCTGGATTTGACATCTAGTCACACAGAGAAAATCATCAAAGAAGATTCTTTGGGAATCCTCTTCCCTTTCAGAGACCGGGGTAAATTTAAAAACACTGCTTGCGACATTTGTGGCAAAACCTTTGCTTGTCAGAGTGCCTTGGACATTCACTACAGAAGTCATACCAAAGAGAGACCATTTATTTGCACAGTCTGCAATCGTGGCTTTTCCACCAAGGGTAATTTGAAGCAACACATGTTGACACATCAGATGCGGGATCTACCATCACAGCTCTTTGAGCCCAGTTCCAGCCTTGGCCCCAATCAGAACTCGGCGGTGATTCCCGCCAACTCGTTGGCATCTCTCATCAAGACAGAGGTCAACGGCTTCGTGCATGTGACTCCTCAGGACAGTAAGGACACCCCCACCAGTCACGTCCCTTCTGGGCCTCTGTCATCCTCCGCCACGTCCCCAGttctcctcccagctctgcccaggAGAACCCCCAAACAGCACTACTGCAACACGTGTGGTAAGACCTTCTCCTCGTCGAGTGCCCTGCAGATTCACGAGAgaactcacactggagagaaaccctttGCTTGCACTATTTGTGGAAGAGCTTTCACAACAAAAGGCAATCTTAAG GTACACATGGGCACTCACATGTGGAATAGCACCCCCGCCCGCCGGGGTCGCCGGCTCTCTGTGGATGGCCCTATGACATTTCTAGGAGGCAATCCCGTCAAGTTCCCAGAAATGTTCCAGAAGGATTTGGCGGCCAGGTCAGGAAGCGGGGATCCTTCTAGTTTCTGGAATCAGTACGCAGCCGCGCTTTCCAACGGGCTGGCGATGAAGGCCAATGAGATCTCCGTCATTCAGAATGGGGGCATCCCTCCAATTCCTGGAAGCCTGGGCAGTGGAAGCAGCTCACCTATTAGTGGGCTGACAGGAAACCTGGAGAAGCTCCAGAACTCAGAGCCCAGCGCGCCCCTGGCTGGCCTGGAGAAGATGGCAAGCAGCGAGAACGGAACCAACTTCCGTTTCACCCGCTTCGTggaagacagcaaagagatcGTCACAAGTTAA
- the SALL1 gene encoding sal-like protein 1 isoform X1, with protein MSRRKQAKPQHFQSDPEVASLPRRDGDTEKGQPNRTTKSKDAHVCGRCCAEFFELSDLLLHKKNCTKNQLVLIVNESPASPPETFSSPSPPPDHPQEQMNDTANKTEQGECSDLAEAQAPDREESMEVEAPAAPKGASGPPSSAGDSSVPPSCSSSSSGAGTSAITTSLPQLGDLTTLGNFSVINSNVIIENLQSTKVAVAQFSQEARCNGASGGKLAVPALMEQLLALQQQQIHQLQLIEQIRHQILLLASQNADLPTSSSPSPGTLRTSANPLSTLSSHLSQQLAAAAGLAQSLASQSASISGVKQLPPIQLPQSSSGNTIAPPHSGSSPNVHILAAAVPTPSSEKVASSAGTSHTSNPAASASSSPAFAISSLLSPASNPLLPQPAPANSVFPSPLPNIGTTAEDLNPLSALAQQRKSKPPNVTAFEAKSASDEAFFKHKCRFCAKVFGSDSALQIHLRSHTGERPFKCNICGNRFSTKGNLKVHFQRHKEKYPHIQMNPYPVPEHLDNIPTSTGIPYGMSIPPEKPVTSWLDTKPVLPTLTTSVGLPLPPTLPNLTPFIKTEEPAPIPISHSAASPPGSVSSDSGAPEPAARNPGGLPEEAEGPTAPPPGGKSEESGVVPSSASAPNACVLSSLASDGGPGSASTFTNPLLPLMSEQFKAKFPFGGLLDSAQASETSKLQQLVENIDKKATDPNECIICHRVLSCQSALKMHYRTHTGERPFKCKICGRAFTTKGNLKTHYSVHRAMPPLRVQHSCPICQKKFTNAVVLQQHIRMHMGGQIPNTPVPDSYPESMESDTGSFDEKNFDDLDTFSDENMEDCPEGSIPDTPKSADASQDSLSSSPLPLEMSSIAALENQMKMINAGLAEQLQASLKSVENGSVEGDVLTNDSSSVGGDMESQSAGSPAISESTSSMQALSPSNSTQEFHKSPSAEEKLQRAGASEFANGLSPAPVNGGALDLTSSHTEKIIKEDSLGILFPFRDRGKFKNTACDICGKTFACQSALDIHYRSHTKERPFICTVCNRGFSTKGNLKQHMLTHQMRDLPSQLFEPSSSLGPNQNSAVIPANSLASLIKTEVNGFVHVTPQDSKDTPTSHVPSGPLSSSATSPVLLPALPRRTPKQHYCNTCGKTFSSSSALQIHERTHTGEKPFACTICGRAFTTKGNLKVHMGTHMWNSTPARRGRRLSVDGPMTFLGGNPVKFPEMFQKDLAARSGSGDPSSFWNQYAAALSNGLAMKANEISVIQNGGIPPIPGSLGSGSSSPISGLTGNLEKLQNSEPSAPLAGLEKMASSENGTNFRFTRFVEDSKEIVTS; from the exons gagacacagagaagggTCAACCCAACCGCACCACTAAGAGCAAGGATGCCCACGTCTGTGGCCGGTGCTGCGCCGAGTTCTTTGAATTGTCAGATCTTCTGCTCCACAAGAAGAATTGTACTAAAAACCAATTAGTTCTAATCGTAAATGAAAGTCCAGCCTCCCCACCTGAAACCTTCTCAAGCCCCAGCCCCCCTCCCGATCATCCCCAGGAACAAATGAATGACACGGCTAACAAAACAGAGCAAGGAGAGTGCAGCGACCTGGCCGAAGCCCAGGCACCGGACAGGGAAGAGTCCATGGAGGTGGAGGCCCCGGCAGCTCCCAAAGGCGCCAGTGGGCCTCCGAGTAGTGCTGGCGACAGCAGCGTCCCCcctagctgcagcagcagcagctccggCGCAGGTACCTCAGCGATCACAACCTCTCTACCTCAACTCGGGGACCTGACGACACTGGGCAACTTCTCCGTGATCAACAGCAACGTCATCATCGAGAACCTCCAGAGCACCAAGGTGGCAGTGGCCCAGTTCTCCCAGGAAGCGAGGTGCAATGGGGCCTCCGGGGGCAAGCTGGCCGTCCCGGCCCTGATGGAGCAGCTCTTAGCTCTGCAGCAGCAACAGATCCACCAGCTGCAACTGATCGAACAGATTCGTCACCAAATATTGCTGTTGGCTTCTCAGAATGCAGACCTGCCAACCTCTTCCAGTCCTTCTCCAGGTACTTTACGAACATCTGCCAACCCCTTGTCCACCCTCAGCTCCCATTTATCTCAGCAGCTGGCGGCGGCAGCTGGGTTAGCACAGAGCCTTGCGAGCCAATCTGCCAGCATCAGCGGTGTGAAACAGCTCCCCCCCATCCAGCTACCTCAGAGCAGTTCCGGCAACACCATCGCCCCCCCACACAGCGGCTCTTCCCCCAACGTTCACATATTGGCGGCAGCAGTTCCCACCCCATCCTCGGAAAAAGTGGCTTCGAGCGCGGGCACCTCCCACACCAGCAACCCCGCGGCCTCTGCCTCATCCTCACCAGCTTTTGCAATAAGCAGTCTGTTGAGTCCTGCATCTAATCCACTTCTACCTCAGCCGGCCCCCGCTAACTCGGTTTTCCCCAGCCCTTTGCCCAACATTGGAACGACAGCAGAGGATTTAAACCCCTTGTCCGCCTTGGCCcagcaaagaaaaagcaagccACCAAATGTCACCGCCTTCGAAGCCAAGAGCGCTTCGGATGAGGCGTTCTTCAAACACAAGTGCAGGTTCTGTGCAAAAGTCTTCGGAAGCGACAGTGCCTTGCAGATCCACCTTCGTTCCCACACCGGAGAGAGGCCATTCAAGTGCAACATCTGCGGGAACAGGTTCTCCACCAAGGGGAACCTCAAAGTCCACTTTCAGCGCCACAAAGAGAAGTACCCTCATATCCAGATGAACCCCTACCCCGTGCCTGAGCATTTGGACAACATACCCACCAGTACCGGCATCCCCTACGGCATGTCCATCCCTCCAGAAAAGCCGGTCACCAGTTGGCTAGACACCAAACCCGTCCTGCCCACCCTGACCACTTCTGTCGGCCTGCCGTTGCCCCCCACCCTCCCGAACCTCACCCCCTTCATCAAGACCGAAGAGCCAGCCCCCATCCCCATCAGCCATTCTGCCGCCAGCCCCCCGGGCTCCGTCTCAAGCGACTCTGGGGCCCCCGAGCCGGCCGCGAGAAACCCGGGTGGGCTCCCGGAGGAAGCGGAAGGCCCCACTGCGCCCCCTCCCGGCGGCAAAAGCGAAGAGAGCGGTGTGGTCCCCAGCTCGGCCTCAGCCCCGAACGCCTGCGTGCTGAGCTCCCTGGCATCTGACGGCGGTCCTGGCAGTGCCTCGACTTTCACCAACCCTCTGTTGCCGCTCATGTCCGAGCAGTTCAAGGCGAAGTTTCCCTTTGGGGGACTCTTGGACTCAGCCCAGGCCTCAGAGACATCCAAGCTTCAGCAACTGGTCGAAAACATTGACAAGAAGGCCACTGACCCCAATGAGTGCATCATCTGCCACCGGGTCCTCAGCTGTCAGAGCGCCCTGAAGATGCACTACCGCACCCACACCGGGGAGAGGCCCTTCAAGTGTAAGATCTGTGGCCGGGCTTTCACCACGAAAGGGAACCTGAAGACCCACTACAGCGTCCATCGAGCTATGCCCCCGCTCAGAGTCCAGCATTCCTGCCCCATCTGCCAGAAGAAGTTCACCAACGCCGTGGTCCTACAGCAGCACATCCGAATGCACATGGGGGGCCAGATCCCCAACACCCCGGTCCCTGACAGCTACCCCGAGTCCATGGAGTCCGACACAGGCTCCTTTGATGAGAAGAATTTTGATGACCTAGACACCTTCTCCGATGAAAACATGGAAGACTGTCCCGAGGGCAGCATCCCAGACACGCCCAAGTCCGCAGACGCTTCCCAAGACAGCCTGTCTTCCTCGCCTTTGCCTCTAGAGATGTCGAGCATCGCCGCTTTGGAAAATCAGATGAAGATGATCAATGCCGGCCTGGCAGAGCAGCTGCAGGCCAGCCTGAAGTCGGTGGAAAACGGGTCAGTCGAGGGGGACGTCCTGACCAACGATTCATCCTCGGTGGGTGGCGACATGGAGAGCCAAAGTGCAGGCAGCCCAGCCATCTCAGAGTCTACCTCCTCCATGCAGGCTCTGTCCCCATCCAACAGCACCCAGGAATTCCACAAGTCACCCAGCGCCGAGGAGaagctgcagagagcaggggcaaGCGAGTTTGCCAATGGTTTGTCTCCCGCCCCAGTGAATGGTGGGGCTCTGGATTTGACATCTAGTCACACAGAGAAAATCATCAAAGAAGATTCTTTGGGAATCCTCTTCCCTTTCAGAGACCGGGGTAAATTTAAAAACACTGCTTGCGACATTTGTGGCAAAACCTTTGCTTGTCAGAGTGCCTTGGACATTCACTACAGAAGTCATACCAAAGAGAGACCATTTATTTGCACAGTCTGCAATCGTGGCTTTTCCACCAAGGGTAATTTGAAGCAACACATGTTGACACATCAGATGCGGGATCTACCATCACAGCTCTTTGAGCCCAGTTCCAGCCTTGGCCCCAATCAGAACTCGGCGGTGATTCCCGCCAACTCGTTGGCATCTCTCATCAAGACAGAGGTCAACGGCTTCGTGCATGTGACTCCTCAGGACAGTAAGGACACCCCCACCAGTCACGTCCCTTCTGGGCCTCTGTCATCCTCCGCCACGTCCCCAGttctcctcccagctctgcccaggAGAACCCCCAAACAGCACTACTGCAACACGTGTGGTAAGACCTTCTCCTCGTCGAGTGCCCTGCAGATTCACGAGAgaactcacactggagagaaaccctttGCTTGCACTATTTGTGGAAGAGCTTTCACAACAAAAGGCAATCTTAAG GTACACATGGGCACTCACATGTGGAATAGCACCCCCGCCCGCCGGGGTCGCCGGCTCTCTGTGGATGGCCCTATGACATTTCTAGGAGGCAATCCCGTCAAGTTCCCAGAAATGTTCCAGAAGGATTTGGCGGCCAGGTCAGGAAGCGGGGATCCTTCTAGTTTCTGGAATCAGTACGCAGCCGCGCTTTCCAACGGGCTGGCGATGAAGGCCAATGAGATCTCCGTCATTCAGAATGGGGGCATCCCTCCAATTCCTGGAAGCCTGGGCAGTGGAAGCAGCTCACCTATTAGTGGGCTGACAGGAAACCTGGAGAAGCTCCAGAACTCAGAGCCCAGCGCGCCCCTGGCTGGCCTGGAGAAGATGGCAAGCAGCGAGAACGGAACCAACTTCCGTTTCACCCGCTTCGTggaagacagcaaagagatcGTCACAAGTTAA